The following nucleotide sequence is from Populus trichocarpa isolate Nisqually-1 chromosome 11, P.trichocarpa_v4.1, whole genome shotgun sequence.
TTAGCTTAGTTTGAACACCTTTGATCATTGAGGATCATTTGGTATATTCTCAGTCTGATATCTTTTCTAATCCTGGCACCTACTCCCAGTATAGGGTGTAATTTTAATCAGGATTCATTCTCACGAAATTTACCGAGAAGATTATCAAAGATAGTCATATTTACCATATTTCCAAATGATCTCAAGTAATACCaatttttcagaatttattattagaagcaatacttaaaagaaagaaaaaagaatcccTTTGTAGCCAGGAGGTGAGGACCCGACCCCTAAGATGACATTTACAGACAAAATGCTTACTTCTTTTAGAGACCAAATAATGACCCAACGTCTATATCTGTTGTTTATTCCGTAATGAACACGGTGAATTACGGAATTGCTAATAAAGCATGTGAAAGTTATAAACATTATAGTCATACTCCTCTGGCCAAGCAAACAAAATTGCAATATCTTTGCATCAACCATCATATATACTGTATCTGCTCCAGCATTACAAGTTTAAGACACAGGAATTATAATGCTTATGTCTCCGTCGCATAATTATGAACCAGTCACTTTTGCTTGATAGAACCAAAAAGATCCTCGTATGTACGCTTCGGAGCGTCAGCACGAGAGACTATTTCCACGACTTTGTAAGATGATTCCGGAAGACCTAGTGCCTCAACAGCAACTTCCGCAACCACATCCCTTGATATGATACCTTCATAAAGAGTATCCTACAAAGAGAGGGGAGAGTATAAATTTGCTCACGGCATGAGAGAGCATGAATCACTTCAGAAAGGCTTTAAACAAATGTATTTACCTCTGGCTCAATTACAAGATTTCCTGAGGGTGGTTCATTTTTCAAACCAGCTGGTCTAACTATAGTGTAGTTTATGCCAGACTTCCTGATGTAATTCTCTGCCTGAAGCTTCGCCACTAGGGTTAGCCCAAAAACATTGAGAAAAATGTAAGCTGGATTGAGTATCTGTCCCATTGCAGCTCCATTGACTAAAATTGAGCTTATTAGAATGAATCTTTTCACACCAAGTTTACGGCAAGCTTCAACAAGGTTCACAGTGCCTAAATTATCAACCTGCAACAACGTACTCTTCATAAGATTGACAAACAATGACATCGGAAAACTGCAACACTAAACTATTAAATATTGACAGCACATGCAGAGCTCCAATTTCCAGATTACATGTTAACATAATTGATGTTGCCTTTCAATGCCACATCCAGGATAATGACTAACATTCAAAAATCCGCACCCAGATATTTCTGCCTAAAATCAGATAAAGATGCACTTAACAGAGAACTGATCCAAGAACTTAGATTGTAAATAAGTTCATGATAGAATTCTGTTTCAAGCAGGAAAATTTGCAATCCTTCATCTTCTCAAAACATCTGCAATATAGACATAACCATCCCAACAGATGACCTAATGACTTGAGGATTAAAGTGATTGATATTTGTACTTGGAACAAATGCTTCACATAAGCAAGCCCATATTTGCTTTTTTCCTATAGGTGATAAAAGATGAATCAAACATGACacctttctatattttttaatgataaataacaATGGCAAACAACCTTCAttt
It contains:
- the LOC7471831 gene encoding uncharacterized protein At2g34460, chloroplastic isoform X2, which produces MATALVIKTRLLSAPRLHHHHHCYPLLFSTTSPKPPKSQSLKSIKMESGNEITEEAKENVNQKKKKIFVAGATGSTGKRIVEQLLAKGFEVTADVTKGSDKLVQAIGDDSEAVICATGFRPGWNLFAPWKVDNLGTVNLVEACRKLGVKRFILISSILVNGAAMGQILNPAYIFLNVFGLTLVAKLQAENYIRKSGINYTIVRPAGLKNEPPSGNLVIEPEDTLYEGIISRDVVAEVAVEALGLPESSYKVVEIVSRADAPKRTYEDLFGSIKQK